A region of Sugiyamaella lignohabitans strain CBS 10342 chromosome A, complete sequence DNA encodes the following proteins:
- the tam14 gene encoding uncharacterized protein (top hit is XP_002839470.1 originated in Tuber melanosporum Mel28; conserved fungal protein), whose translation MPRKRARNPLKRKQVDFDTAPSVLINPKKVSKKNKAASKPTQNGDDMEDDMPKEFKRLMNWSNKKQGKVAKGTEGEERGRSRTRESTSSVASISNTTPAADLKILPGERMSDFSRRVNEALPLVKARKGSPSRADKRKARKRAKDEANSRKKKDDDDDDDNDEDDEDQKPKKGKREPSPDPWAHLESKKPKFGDVADRPPELNLPTKLLRNVPKSAGSLARRVILEEERDRVIQSYRALMEQKRGGDVL comes from the coding sequence ATGCCAAGAAAGAGGGCACGTAATCCTTTGAAGCGGAAGCAAGTGGATTTTGACACTGCCCCCAGTGTTCTAATTAACCCGAAAAAAGTcagcaagaagaacaaaGCAGCTTCTAAGCCTACCCAAAATGGAGACGATATGGAGGATGATATGCCCAAAGAGTTTAAACGACTCATGAACTGGTCAAATAAGAAGCAAGGGAAAGTAGCAAAAGGAACAGAAGGCGAAGAAAGAGGTCGCTCTCGAACAAGAGAGAGTACGTCGTCAGTTGCGTCGATTTCGAATACTACCCCAGCGGCTGATTTAAAAATTTTGCCTGGTGAAAGAATGTCAGACTTCTCTCGTAGAGTAAACGAGGCTTTACCACTTGTGAAAGCTCGTAAGGGGTCTCCTTCGAGAGCTGATAAAAGGAAAGCCAGAAAGCGTGCCAAAGATGAGGCTAACAGTAGGAAAAAGaaggatgatgatgacgatgacgacaatgatgaagacgatgaagaccAGAAACCAAAGAAAGGTAAAAGAGAGCCATCACCTGATCCTTGGGCTCATCTCGAATCTAAAAAGCCCAAATTCGGAGACGTAGCTGATCGACCACCTGAACTCAATTTGCCTACAAAATTGCTACGAAACGTCCCTAAATCTGCCGGTTCTCTGGCAAGACGAGTGATTCTGGAGGAAGAGCGTGATAGAGTGATTCAAAGTTATAGAGCGCTAATGGAGCAAAAGAGGGGTGGTGATGTATTATGA
- the NOC3 gene encoding Noc3p (Subunit of a nuclear complex with Noc2p and pre-replicative complexes; the Noc2p-Noc3p complex binds to 66S ribosomal precursors to mediate their maturation and intranuclear transport; binds to chromatin at active replication origins, and is required for pre-RC formation and maintenance during DNA replication licensing; GO_component: GO:0030691 - Noc2p-Noc3p complex [Evidence IPI] [PMID 11371346]; GO_component: GO:0005656 - nuclear pre-replicative complex [Evidence IDA] [PMID 22421151]; GO_component: GO:0005730 - nucleolus [Evidence IEA]; GO_component: GO:0005730 - nucleolus [Evidence IDA] [PMID 11371346]; GO_component: GO:0005654 - nucleoplasm [Evidence IDA] [PMID 11371346]; GO_component: GO:0005634 - nucleus [Evidence IEA]; GO_component: GO:0005634 - nucleus [Evidence IDA] [PMID 12110182]; GO_component: GO:0030687 - preribosome, large subunit precursor [Evidence IDA] [PMID 23212245]; GO_function: GO:0003682 - chromatin binding [Evidence IDA] [PMID 12110182]; GO_process: GO:0006260 - DNA replication [Evidence IEA]; GO_process: GO:0006270 - DNA replication initiation [Evidence IDA] [PMID 12110182]; GO_process: GO:0007049 - cell cycle [Evidence IEA]; GO_process: GO:0051301 - cell division [Evidence IEA]; GO_process: GO:0006267 - pre-replicative complex assembly involved in nuclear cell cycle DNA replication [Evidence IMP] [PMID 22421151]; GO_process: GO:0006364 - rRNA processing [Evidence IDA] [PMID 12110182]; GO_process: GO:0042254 - ribosome biogenesis [Evidence IEA]), with the protein MAKRPRGKVAEKLAKRSKDRHTADSALSSSSWSALGEVDEDPNYPDSDQEQDYDSRPRKFQVADDERVERLPVKTLEGEVKRVMGKKEKKIQKEVEEDKEDESESEEDESSKSEEVTTEQKASGDGEDDSDSEPEDNDPVSLNQKLLELKEIIAETAEKLNEDPEEHISKLRELRELIASSKHFKAKQLIILSLVQIFQSLIPGYRIRPLTESEQKEKVSKEVRKLRNFEESLLLNYKAYISTLQTFSRKGKSSQVGTVKYSLASVSILAACELLESVPYFNFRSELVQIIVDKLSTKKNDETFYKSIQTLETIFKADEEGQISFDLVRLLSKMIKARKYKVDEKVINSLLHLRLLTELAARADLEKVQRFVEDEGPKKKKDRVHLSKKERKARKERKAITEEMMRAETAVSAEERERLQGETLKLVFILYFNILKERSEKLIGVTLEGLAKFAHLINADLFGDLLEVLRELILERQKRIVGGEYEFKESATRESLLCIVTAFALLSAQAGVGESMNLDLTFFVNHFYSSLYSLSLNADIEFSHKTLRLDDPLKAASITPNKYKVNISTETEMMIRAFEFIFFRQRSIGPNRVQSFAKRLAISTLHMPEKSCAASLRILDKMTKKFNSMPALYSTEDRVANGVYNMEVDDPEHSNPGAATIWETVLLEKHYSPMVAKAAQAVPKGAIVPT; encoded by the coding sequence atGGCCAAAAGACCCAGAGGAAAGGTGGCTGAGAAGCTTGCAAAGCGGTCTAAAGACAGGCACACTGCAGACTCAGCTCTTAGTTCGTCTTCATGGTCTGCTTTGGGTGAGGTAGATGAAGACCCCAATTACCCAGACAGTGATCAAGAACAGGACTATGACAGTAGACCAAGGAAATTTCAAGTTGCTGATGACGAACGGGTTGAACGATTGCCAGTTAAGACCTTAGAGGGAGAAGTTAAACGAGTAATGGGAaaaaaggagaagaaaatccaaaaggaagttgaagaagataaagAGGACGAGTCTGAATCAGAGGAAGACGAATCTTCCAAAAGCGAGGAAGTCACTACAGAACAAAAGGCTTCTGGAGACGGTGAAGATGATAGTGATTCTGAGCCCGAAGATAACGACCCAGTTTCTCTCAACCAGAAGCTTTTGGAGCTGAAGGAGATCATTGCAGAGACAGCAGAGAAGCTAAACGAGGATCCAGAGGAACATATTAGCAAGTTGAGAGAGTTACGGGAATTGATCGCATCTTCGAAGCACTTTAAAGCTAAGCAACTTATAATATTGTCGTTGGTTCAGATATTCCAAAGTCTCATACCCGGTTATCGTATCCGCCCTCTTACAGAAAGTGAACAGAAGGAAAAAGTATCGAAAGAGGTCAGAAAATTACGAAACTTTGAAGAGAGTCTATTATTGAATTACAAAGCATATATCTCTACTCTGCAAACGTTTTCAAGGAAAGGGAAAAGTTCGCAGGTTGGAACAGTTAAATACTCCCTTGCCAGCGTCTCTATCCTGGCGGCATGTGAGCTCCTTGAATCAGTTCCCTATTTTAATTTTAGAAGCGAACTAGTTCAAATCATCGTTGACAAATTAagcaccaaaaaaaacgaTGAAACGTTTTATAAATCTATTCAGACACTGGAGACTATATTCAAGGCCGATGAGGAGGGACAAATCAGTTTTGATTTAGTGAGGCTGCTATCCAAGATGATCAAGGCCCGAAAATATAAAGTTGATGAAAAGGTCATTAACAGCTTGCTTCATCTGAGACTCTTAACCGAACTTGCAGCTAGAGCTGATTTGGAGAAGGTACAGAGGTTTGTCGAAGATGAGGGacccaaaaagaagaaagataGAGTCCACCTTAGTAAAAAGGAAAGGAAAGCACGAAAAGAGCGCAAAGCTATTACCGAAGAAATGATGAGGGCTGAAACAGCCGTCTcagcagaagaaagagagagacTCCAAGGAGAAACTCTAAAActtgtatttattctttaCTTCAATATTCTTAAGGAGCGATCAGAAAAGCTTATTGGCGTAACATTAGAAGGCTTGGCAAAATTTGCACACTTGATCAATGCGGATCTTTTTGGTGATCTATTGGAGGTTTTGCGTGAGCTTATCTTGGAAAGACAAAAACGCATAGTAGGCGGCGAGTACGAATTCAAGGAGTCCGCTACCCGAGAGTCGCTTTTATGCATCGTAACAGCTTTTGCACTCCTGTCGGCTCAGGCTGGTGTTGGTGAGTCTATGAACCTTGACTTGACCTTTTTTGTTAACCATTTTTACTCGAGTCTTTATTCTTTATCATTAAATGCCGATATCGAATTCTCCCACAAGACCCTTCGACTCGATGATCCATTAAAGGCAGCATCTATAACACCCAATAAGTACAAGGTTAACATTTCGACGGAAACTGAGATGATGATCAGAGCATTTGAATTTATCTTTTTCCGCCAAAGATCCATAGGACCCAATAGGGTTCAATCATTTGCTAAACGACTAGCAATTTCGACTCTACATATGCCCGAAAAGTCGTGCGCTGCCTCTCTAAGAattcttgataaaatgACCAAGAAGTTCAATAGTATGCCTGCCCTCTATTCTACCGAAGACCGTGTTGCAAACGGCGTTTATAATATGGAAGTCGATGATCCTGAGCACTCGAATCCAGGAGCAGCAACTATCTGGGAGACTGTACTCTTAGAAAAACATTACTCTCCAATGGTTGCCAAAGCAGCACAAGCAGTACCCAAAGGTGCTATTGTTCCCACgtaa